CGCCATCGTTCGTACACGCCCACCGCGCAGCATTCTCGGCAAGACTCTCGCGGAGGCAGCAGTCCGTTCGAAATGGGGCGTCACGGTCGTCGGCGTCAAGGCCACCGGCAAGGACTTCACCCACGCGACCGCCGAGACGGTGGTCGAGGACGGGGATCTCATCATCGTCTCCGGCGAGCGCCGCAAGGTCGAAGCGTTCTCCAACCAGTAGTGACCGCGAACAATGGACCCTCGCACATCACGTCTTTTCTCAGGTGGCGATGAGGAAGACGCCCGTGTCTGTGCTGTGACCTGCTGATTTGTCGTGGCAGTCGCGATCCGGCGTCCATTGCGCACCCCGCCACTCGCATCCGACACGCCGTAACACTGCGACTGAAACCGGTAGCCAGGTAGCCATACGACGCGTGCGGTAGCCGCTGGAACCGCATATGTGCAAGACGTATCGTACGCGTAGTACGTTCGGCTCACGCCATCAGAACCGGTCAGCTGGACAGATCCCGGCTGCAGCGTAGGTGAGGTCCGACAGTTCGTATCGACCGACGCGCGGGACCATCGCGCCTACCTGGTAGTGACAGGTCCCGCAGGTCGGCGGCGACGTCTTCCGCATCGCCCATGCCGTATGGGCGGACTGCTGCTCATAATCGGCCTAGATGTTCTGTCCGGAGAGGTTAGGCACGCGGTCGATGGGTGATTGGCCCTTGAGGCTGGTGTGGCCGCGGTGGTGATTGTAGTGATGGAGCCATTCGGGGTAGGTCGCACGGCGGTCGGACTTCTGAGGTGTAAGCGCACGCGTAAGCCCATTCCTCCAGCAGGGTCCGGTTGAAGCGTTCGACCGTGCCGTTGGTTTGCGGACGGTAGGGGCGGGTACGGCGGTGTTTGATGCGCGTGCCGAGCGTCTTGGCCCATAACCGGCTGCGGTAGCAGGCGCCGTTGTCGGTCAGGACCGCTTTGACGGTGATGCCATGGCGAGCGAAGAACTGTTGGGCACGCTTCCAGAACGCTGCGGCTGTCTCCTTGCGTTCATCGCTGAGGATCTCTGAGTAGGCCAGCCGGGAGTGGTCATCGACGGCGTGGTGGAGGTAGACGTAGCCACGCGAGGATGATGCGCCCTGACGTGCGGCACGGTCACGGGCCACGCCGGCACGTCGGTCCTGAGCCGAACCGCGTCCGGTGATGCGCCACCCACCGCCGTCGGGGATCTTCCCGAGTTTCTTGATGTCGACATGCACCAGGTCACCGGGTGCCTGGTGTTCATACCGTTGCTTGTCGCGTGAGGATGCCTTGATGCGGGTCCCGGTCGCGGGGTCGGTCCACTTCAGTCGCGGGCAGCCGTACCGGCGCAGCACGTGGTGCACGGTCGAGGGATTCAACCCCAGGTGGTAGGCGATACGGGCCGGACCCCACCGGCGTGTCACCCGCAGGTTGATAATCCGGCGTTCAGTGCGCCGCGGCAACTGGTGGGGACAGTGGTGTGGTCGTGAGGATCGGTCGGTCATCCCTGCCGGGCCATGTTCCCGGTACCGCAACGCCCAGCGGCGTGCGGTCGTGATGCTGACCGAAAACCGTTCAGCAGCATGCGCGTAGGACCACTGCTCATCGACGATGAGCTTGGCCAAGCGGAGCCGGCCAGCCGGTGTGAGCGTCGCGTTAGCGTGGGACATGAAGACCTCCGTGGTGAATGTGGGTGCGTGGTAGCTCCACACCTCACCCGGAGGTCTTCCTCACTTTCCAGTCGACTCGCCGTAACTAACGTCCGTGGACAGAACAGCTAGACCGAGGTGGAGGTCGCGGCGCCAACGGAAGCGGTGTGCGGCTGCCTGGGTGAGTTCGAGCTCGGACAGTACGCCGGCTTTGATCGCGTCGCGGGTGGTGTGGACCCAGGCGATGTAGTGCTCGATGTTGAAGATACGCAGCAACACGATCGTCTGCGCGGTCTGGCCGATCCGGTGCTGACGAATGCGCCGTAGTCGGCCGGTGGCTCGTTCGGCGAGGGCGAGATCAGCAGCCAGGGCGGCGTCGAGGGTTTGTTCAAGAGGCATGTCTGAGCGGTGCGACGTCCAATGCGTCGCACCGTTCGTTTCCAGGGTCTGTGCTCGGTCGCCCGCCATCAGGGGGAAACACTCCGCCGCCATTCCTACGGGTACCACCGCCTACACAGAACGGAGTTCGCGCGATGACCACTCACGGCTACGCCGCTCGTGCCCAGACGGGTTGCACTCGATGACGACTATCGACGCCACCGGTACCCTGCACGACGCCAAGGGCCGGTTCGCGGGGCGCGTTGCCGGTGAAGGAGACACCGACCTGTCGATGGAGGCGTCGCAGTCCGGCAACTACGGCGCGCTGGACCGGGATGCCCGCTTGAAGGCGATGCAGGCTGATCTGTCGAACGCGGTGGAGCAGCTCGTCGAGTCGGGTCAGCTCACCGCCTACCTGGACGCACGCGCTGCCAACGGTATGTCGCGCTGGTCGACGAACAACCAGTTGCTTGCCGCGGTGCAGGTCGCCCGCCGTGAAGGCATCACCGACGTCCACGAGGTTCTTGCCCGGATGGGCACGATCGACGCGCGGGGCGCGAAGGCGTGGAACGCGGCCGGACGCAAGATCACCTCCGGTAAGGGCTCGGCCCTCTACATCCAGGCGCCGGTCACCAAATGGATCAGCGTCCAGGACAAGGACGACCCGGACAAGACGGTCCGGCGCAAGGTCATGGTCGGTACGACGCCGTGCGCGGTGTTCGACGTGACGCAGACCGACGGTGACCCGGTGCCGCAGCACCCGAGCCGTCCCGCCATCGGGGGCACCCAGGAGATGCTCGACGGGATGCGTGACTGGGTGGTGTCCAAGGGCTACTCGTATGAGGAGAAGGAGATTCCCGGCTGCGACCCGGTGACTCTCAAGGGCACGATGGCCTACGTCGAGCCGAGGTCGAAGAGCGTCGTCGTGGATTCGCGCCTCAGCGTCGAGCAGAAGGTGCAGGCCGCCTCGCACGAGATCGGACACGTCGCGTGTGGGCACGTCGATGACGATGCCGCGGACTACACGACCCACCGGGGCCGGATGGAGTCGGAGGCCGAGGCCTTCAGCTATCTGCTGCGCCGTGAGGGCGGTCTGTCCTCCTCCGACTGCGAAGCATTCAGCCCCGGATACATCGCCGGCTGGAGCCGTGGCGACACCAAGACGGTGACTGCCGCCATCGACCACGCCGCCAAGTCTTACGAGAAGTTCGCCGACGAAGCGGGTTGGAACGCAACAGAATCCACTACAACAGAAAGCTGACCGGACATGGGCTTCATGGATTTTCTCAAGGGCCGCGAAGAGCAGGTCGCCCTCGACGAAGAGGTGCGACCGGAGTTCGTCGCGCAGGTCGAGAACCCCACAACGGGTGAGATCACAACGCTGCTGGCTGACTCCGAGGACGAGCTCGAGGAGAAGATCGCCGCGTTCGGCGAGGACGACGACGAGCCGGCACTGGTGGGGGTTGGTGACGATGACCTCTGAGCGCGCACTCACCCTGGTCCAGCGGTACGCCTACGACCACCGGATCGCACTCAACGGACGGTATGCCGTGCGCCCCGCACCGGACGGTGGGTTCGTCGTCGAACCGGAATCGTCCAACGACCCGGCATTCGCGGTGACATCCACCGGCACGGTCATCGCGTTCCAACGGTCCCTGGTCGCAGCCTGAGCGACCAAGAACCGCCGACTGCTTCCTGCGGTCGGCGGTTCTTACTGTCCTGCAACGGTTTTCGGAGACGACTGAGCGATCAGCGCGATCCCCAGTACGTCTGCGGGACGTCGACACCGGCCTGCGTCATCGCCTGTTCGACCGCCGAGCGAACCTCGGGCTCAAGCCCTCGGTTGCGTTTGCCGAGCATCTGCTCGACCTTCCAGGCGTTCCCGGAGTCGGGCTGAACCAACTCGAAGGCGCCAATGAGGTCCCCGCCGTGATGAACCGACCCCAGGATGGACCGTCCGGTATTCCATGCGTGGGCGTACCCACCGATGCAGTTGTGGAGCCGGTCGCCCCATTCGACGAGATCGAGAGCGGTGCGCGGCACCGTGATCCGGTAGCCGTCGGGAAGCTTGGCCGACACGAGCGACGACTCGACATGGCTGATGGACTCCCTCAGCACGTCAGGCTTCTGCTGGACTGTCAGGTCGCGCGTCATCCCACCGAGACGCTCAATCTGTTGCCGGCGCAACTGGTCACGCTGGGCCCGAGCGAGCCTGTCGTGCAGGTCCGCCCACGACTCGACGCGAGTCACTGTTGGGTCAACCGGGAACCGTGCCAGGTCGCCCAGACCGTTGAGAGTGACCTTGGCACCGTCACACATCTGCGCACGCTGCCCGAGGCACAACCGACGAATCGAGCGCTCGTCCAGGTTGCGCAGGTGCTTCTCGATCCGACCTACGTTGGACGCCCATGGGTTTTCGACTCTCGTGCTGTTCAGGAACTGAACGATCCAGTCGACCGGCGCAACGAGTCGAAGCGCATGGGCGACCGTGATGGTGCTCAAGTCGGACTGCGCCACTGCGCGCACCAGGTCAGACCGATACCGGAGCACCCCGAACAGATTGCGGGTGAACGTCGGGAGGTCCGGCGCGCCAACCATCGCGCGTTGAATGTGGGCGGACGAGTGGGCGTCGAGTGAACCGAAGTAGCTGAACAACGGCATGAGGTCATCAGCCCGCCGCGGTTCAGTGAGACCGTGCCGGCGAATGAGGTCTGAGCCGTCCGGTCCGAGCTGAGTTGCCAGCCAATCGGGTTTCGGAATCGGCACCCAATGGCTCCCCGTCCAGCGGGCCCCGGCGCGGCGGGACATGGTGAGCCGCTGGACGCGACCGTCGCGGCAGAGCCGGAATGTTTCGATGCTACCGGTCATCCACCGAGTCCACGGCTTCCCGTTCTTGCTGACGCCTTGCTTCCGAATGCTTTGGAGGTGGACGATCGACCAGCGGCCTTCAGGACGGATCACCAGGATGGTCCGGTAGTGACTCGCCGGGGTCAAGAACCCGGATTGAGGATCTAGCCACGACTTAACAGACGTGTCGCGCAGCAGGATGCGCGGGTGGCCGTGCTTGTTGGGCGCGATCTCACGCGGCAGCGTGAGATTCTCGGTGGGTGTTCGTTCCAGGGTTGCTACAGACATGACCGGACGGTGCGACGCCGTCTGGCCGGTCAGCCGAGGAGATCCTTCAACCGTCTGTCGCTGAACTCGGCGCCGCCCTCGAACCGGGTCGCCGCGCCGTCCTTCTCGGCGAGCACCGAGAAGCCGGTGCCGTAAGTGCGCTCGATGACGACCCGGTCGTACGCGGGGAACTCGTGCGGCTCCAACTCCAGACGAGTCTGCGCCGGCATGTGCTCGAAACGGTCCGGCTTCTTGCCCCGCGACAGCTTCGAGGTCGCGTCACGTCGGATGTGCCGCACCATGCCCTCGGCCGCGGCGACCCACGGTGCGTTCCCGCTGACCGCACCCGATGGGCTGTGCCGTACCGAATGCCGTTCACCGTCCGGGCCGGTGCAATACAGCTCACCGACGTAGTCCCCGCGGACGGGGTAGTTGTCGTCCCCGAGCGCCTGGTCGGGGTAGTAGGTCACCGAGTACCGCAGACCCTGCACCTGGAAGTGCTGCGTCTGTGCGTCGCCCTTCGGCATGGACCCGATCGTGACGTCGCGCTCGGCGAGCCCACCGCGATGTGCTTCCACCCGCGACAGTGACTCAATGCTCGAGATGTCCGGTAACGGCTCTTCCGGTAGATCGGGCAGTGGCTCCTCCGGCTTGCCGTACGGCGGCAGGTCACCTTCGTACTCCGGCTCCTCGCTCGGCCACCCGGCGTATTCCGGGTCGTTCGCCAGGTCGGCATCGGGCTCGCCGGCGACGTGCCCGGCGAAGCGGCCCTTGGCGTCGTGCAGTGCTCCGGACGGATCAACGGTCGTCATGTTCAGGCTCCCTGTCGTGCTTTGCGATAAAGGCCGTGCAGTTTGGTAGCAATGGCGCGCGCCTGGTCCGATCCGGTCGCCTCGGGATCGACGGTCAACGAACGGGTCAGGTAGGACCCGGTGCGAACGGTCGAGAGTCCGTCGGGTCCGTAGGTGTGGGTACCGACGGAGACGAAGTCGTTGTAGCGCGACACCGTGATCGACAGTCGGGTGTCGCCGTACTCCGGCGGGAAGTTGCCGTCGACGTCATCGGCAACCCGCTCGACCTGCTCAGCGAACTGTTGATCGTCCAGGTCACGGACGTTGCCGAAGTCGTCGTAGTCACCATCTAGGGCGATCGTGTCCAGGGCGTCCTGGATGTGCTGGTCGGCAGCGTCATAGTCCGGCAGTCCGGACGACGTCGCCGGCGACCGGGTCGGGTCCACGGTGTCGAACCGGATGGTGCGCTGGCTGACGAACCGGTCGCCCTCGATGTCCCTGCCCGTCTCCGTGACAGTGGAGTGATCCTCCATCCACGCCGAGTAGTCGCTGAACTTTGCGTCGTCGAACTCGTCCACGGAGATCAACGAAGCGGCCTCACGGTCCGCATCGTCGGCGAAATCGTCGTCGGTGTCGTTGAACGGGTTGGTCGCGAGGTGCTGAGCGGATCCTCCCGGCATGGTGACGGCGCTACCGGAGTCGTCGATGTACGTCACCTTCCACGGGCAGCCAAGGTCTTCCATGTCGAGCTGCATCGCAGTGGCCGAGGGAAACAGCGCCTTGCCGACAGAGCGGTGGTAGTCGTAGGCCGTTGCGTCAACGTCGTCCTTGAGAGCCCATGTCTTGCCCCGCGCCGCAGTGTTGGCTGCAGCGAAGGCGTCCGCGTCCGTGATGTGCTGCGGCGCGTCGTCGTACGCCGACACGGTGGGCACCGTGAGCTCGGCGCAGGATTCCCCGGCAATATGACCGGCGAACCGCCCGTCCGATCCGTGAATGGCTCCGCTGGCATCGACCGTCGACATTGGTCAGCGGCTGTTCTGTGCGAAGGCGACATACGCCTCGTCGAAGATGGCGTGCAGGCGACGTGCGCTCGTCACGCTGGGCTGTTCGGTCACGTCAAGGTCACCGGTCGATTCGGCGGCAATGTGTCCGGCGAACCGCCCCTTGGCGTCGTGCAGTGCGCCGGACGGGTCAACGGTGGTCATCGGTAGCTCCTTGCGGGATAGGGAGGGAGGCATAGAAGTAGTTGTCGTCGTTCTCAGTCGACTGAGCCCAGCGCGCGGACGGATCGAGTTCTCGCACAAGGGAATCGATGTCCTGCCAGGACTCGTCGTCGCAGGTGAGGTACCGGTATGAGTCGTCGTAGACACCGTCCAATGACCAGGGTGATCCGCTGGTCGCTCGAGCGACCGAAATCGAACGGACATTTGGCATCGAGGAGCGGGCGATGCAGACGACATCGGAGATCGCCTGCGTGTCGAGCCGGTCAGTCATCTGCCGCAGGTGTTCGCGCTGGCGTCTGCGGCCATCGGGGGTTGCGGCGACCTCGAAACCGACGGGTCCGTCCGTCTTGGAGTCCTCGTCCACCGGTGACCCGGACAGCGTGGCGCGCAGGTGCTCCAGGTCCTCGTCCTGCAGCGTCGAACCGGACTCGCCAGCGACGTGCCCGGCGAAGCGACCCTTGGCGTCGTGCAGTGCGCCGGACGGATCAACGGTTGTCATGACCGATAGAACGGCGGGGCCGATCGGCGGTCAGTCCTACCTGCGTTCGACGCGGACACGCTCATCCCCGGCGTCGGAGATCGACAGGCGCGGCTGGCCGGCGACGACCTCACGCAGCTTCTCGCGGTGCATGATGCGGTCACCTTCGCGCTCCTGAACATCGGCAGCCGCGGCTATAGAGTCCTGGACTCCGTCACTGAGGGACTGTTGGATCTCGCGCTGGCTGCGTACTCGCATGGGCAGGTTCTCACCGACGTCCGTGCCGAAGCGCGCGTCGAGGTAGACCTTGCCCAGATCAGGTCCGCCGAACGTCTTCAGGTCGGAGACGGCCTGCGGCGGGAGCGCGGCAACAGCTTCGTAAAGCTCCTGGTTGAGTTCCTCCTGATTGCCCCTCGCCAGTGTTGCTCGGGGGTTTACCGCGTCCATCCGCGCACGCAGTTGGTCGTTCATGGACCGGTTGATGTTGTCGATGCCGCCGAGATACCGGCCGAGGTCGGGGATGGTCTGCTCGTCGCCATAGGCGTCGTCGAACTTCAGCATTGACTGGTCGTTGAACAGTGCCTGACCGACCTGCGAGGTGTCGCCGGCGCCGTCGAGCGGGATCGAACAGGTGACGCGGGTGTTGTCCCACTCAGTCGTCGAATCGTCGATGTCGGCGCCCCAGTGTGCCTTGGCATACGCCGAGACGAGCGTGGTGCGGGTTTCCAGGTAGCTATCGGAGATGGCGCCGTCCGCGGTCAGATCCATGTACCGAT
This is a stretch of genomic DNA from Yimella lutea. It encodes these proteins:
- a CDS encoding ImmA/IrrE family metallo-endopeptidase encodes the protein MTTIDATGTLHDAKGRFAGRVAGEGDTDLSMEASQSGNYGALDRDARLKAMQADLSNAVEQLVESGQLTAYLDARAANGMSRWSTNNQLLAAVQVARREGITDVHEVLARMGTIDARGAKAWNAAGRKITSGKGSALYIQAPVTKWISVQDKDDPDKTVRRKVMVGTTPCAVFDVTQTDGDPVPQHPSRPAIGGTQEMLDGMRDWVVSKGYSYEEKEIPGCDPVTLKGTMAYVEPRSKSVVVDSRLSVEQKVQAASHEIGHVACGHVDDDAADYTTHRGRMESEAEAFSYLLRREGGLSSSDCEAFSPGYIAGWSRGDTKTVTAAIDHAAKSYEKFADEAGWNATESTTTES
- a CDS encoding PcfJ domain-containing protein — encoded protein: MSVATLERTPTENLTLPREIAPNKHGHPRILLRDTSVKSWLDPQSGFLTPASHYRTILVIRPEGRWSIVHLQSIRKQGVSKNGKPWTRWMTGSIETFRLCRDGRVQRLTMSRRAGARWTGSHWVPIPKPDWLATQLGPDGSDLIRRHGLTEPRRADDLMPLFSYFGSLDAHSSAHIQRAMVGAPDLPTFTRNLFGVLRYRSDLVRAVAQSDLSTITVAHALRLVAPVDWIVQFLNSTRVENPWASNVGRIEKHLRNLDERSIRRLCLGQRAQMCDGAKVTLNGLGDLARFPVDPTVTRVESWADLHDRLARAQRDQLRRQQIERLGGMTRDLTVQQKPDVLRESISHVESSLVSAKLPDGYRITVPRTALDLVEWGDRLHNCIGGYAHAWNTGRSILGSVHHGGDLIGAFELVQPDSGNAWKVEQMLGKRNRGLEPEVRSAVEQAMTQAGVDVPQTYWGSR